Proteins encoded within one genomic window of Gambusia affinis linkage group LG09, SWU_Gaff_1.0, whole genome shotgun sequence:
- the spon2a gene encoding spondin-2a, which yields MSSEHPACGWLHKLLVLLVKFHFAFAEPLQPLNGTGCTAKGPASYILVFTGHWSPQAFPKQYPLFRPPAQWSKLIAASHNHHFRLWEEGSSASPGVQSFAEVGVTVELMKAAKEARKKRTVGVMYRTAGIPNGIGHSSTEMLMVPRNPLLSLMVKMIPSPDWFVGVDSLNLCEGNRWKQEVTVDLQPYDAGTDSGFTFSSPNFPTSPPENITKITSQMPNHPANSFYYPRLKELPPIASIKITRQRRTPDRQTSISNHILPNSINPQRFSATPLDCEVSLWSSWGLCLGPCSRGGVRHRTRYILLRPANAGSPCPELEEQDECVPHNCIKKRQ from the exons ATGTCTTCAGAGCACCCGGCCTGTGGTTGGCTGCACAAGCTACTTGTTTTGCTGGTGAAGTTTCATTTCGCGTTTGCCGAGCCTCTGCAACCCCTCAACGGAACGGGCTGCACAGCCAAGGGTCCCGCTTCCTACATCCTGGTCTTTACAGGTCACTGGAGCCCGCAGGCGTTTCCGAAGCAGTATCCCCTGTTCCGACCCCCAGCGCAGTGGTCCAAACTCATAG CGGCGAGCCACAACCACCACTTTAGGCTCTGGGAGGAGGGCTCTTCAGCCAGTCCCGGGGTGCAGAGCTTTGCTGAAGTCGGGGTGACGGTGGAGCTGATGAAAGCAGCCAAGGAGGCCCGGAAGAAGCGCACGGTCGGAGTTATGTACCGGACAGCTGGCATTCCCAATGGGATCGGACACAGCTCCACGGAGATGCTCATGGTGCCCCGCAACCCACTG CTGTCTTTGATGGTGAAGATGATCCCCAGCCCTGACTGGTTTGTCGGTGTGGACAGTCTCAATCTTTGTGAGGGTAACCggtggaaacaggaagtgaccgTCGACCTCCAGCCTTATGATGCAGGAACGGACAGTGGATTCACTTTTTCTTCTCCCAACTTTCCCACCAGCCCGCctgaaaacattacaaag ATCACATCACAAATGCCGAACCATCCAGCCAATTCCTTCTACTACCCTCGACTGAAGGAGCTTCCACCTATTGCCAGCATAAAGATTACCCGACAGCGTCGAACACCAGACCGCCAAACCTCTATTTCTAATCACATTCTGCCAAACTCCATCAATCCTCAGCGTTTCTCAG CAACACCTTTGGATTGCGAAGTCTCCCTCTGGTCATCTTGGGGTCTGTGTCTTGGTCCCTGCTCCAGAGGTGGAGTTCGTCACCGCACACGTTACATACTTCTGCGGCCAGCAAACGCTGGCAGCCCCTGCCCTGAGCTGGAGGAACAGGATGAATGTGTGCCACACAACTGCATAAAGAAACGCCAGTAA